From a single Populus trichocarpa isolate Nisqually-1 chromosome 17, P.trichocarpa_v4.1, whole genome shotgun sequence genomic region:
- the LOC18106747 gene encoding polygalacturonase, with amino-acid sequence MAKFVVSYVVLFLFYNFQRSNAASASYNVSQFGANPDGITDSTQPFLKAWSAACSSASPSTIYVPKGSYLLKATVFSGPCKNKITVQIDGTLVAPTDYRALGNSGYWILFIKVNRVSVFGGTLDAKGAGFWACRKSGQNCPVGARSITFNWANDILISGLTSINSQSMHIVINSCNNVLVRNVRVIAPYNSPNTDGIHVQISTGVTITGSTLQTGDDCISIGPSTRNLLMSSIKCGPGHGISIGSLGKDFNEDGVENITLTNSIFSGSDNGVRIKSWARPSNGFVRNVVFQNLIMKNVKNPIIIDQNYCPNNQGCPHQSSGVQISQVTYRNIQGTSATPKAVTFDCSPSNPCRGIELQDIKLTYLNTAATSSCKNIGGTSSGVLMPESCI; translated from the exons ATGGCTAAGTTTGTTGTTTCATATGTAGTACTCTTCCTTTTCTACAATTTTCAGCGATCAAATGCAGCTTCTGCATCCTATAATGTGAGCCAGTTTGGCGCAAACCCGGATGGCATAACTGACTCAACGCAACCCTTTCTTAAGGCATGGTCAGCTGCATGTAGCTCAGCTTCTCCATCCACAATTTATGTGCCTAAAGGAAGTTATTTGCTCAAGGCAACAGTGTTTAGTGGTCCATGCAAGAATAAAATTACGGTTCAGATAGATGGAACCCTTGTAGCTCCTACAGATTATCGTGCTCTAGGCAACTCAGGGTACTGGATTTTGTTCATAAAAGTCAATCGAGTTTCTGTCTTTGGCGGCACCCTTGATGCTAAAGGTGCTGGCTTCTGGGCTTGCCGGAAATCTGGACAGAATTGCCCTGTCGGAGCTAGG TCTATAACATTCAACTGGGCAAATGACATCCTGATTAGCGGTTTGACATCCATCAACAGTCAATCAATGCACATTGTTATCAACAGTTGCAACAATGTTTTGGTCCGAAATGTACGGGTAATTGCTCCATACAACAGCCCTAACACCGACGGTATTCACGTGCAAATATCGACCGGAGTTACAATCACTGGCAGCACACTTCAGACAGGAGATGACTGCATATCAATCGGTCCGAGCACTAGGAACCTGCTAATGAGCAGCATTAAGTGTGGCCCTGGACATGGTATCAG CATTGGAAGTCTAGGCAAGGATTTCAACGAAGATGGTGTGGAAAATATAACCTTAACAAATTCAATCTTCAGTGGATCAGACAATGGTGTAAGGATAAAATCGTGGGCTAGGCCCAGCAATGGATTTGTGAGGAATGTTGTGTTCCAAAACTTGATTATGAAAAATGTTAAGAACCCAATAATCATTGACCAAAATTATTGCCCAAATAACCAGGGCTGTCCTCATCAG AGCTCTGGGGTGCAGATTAGTCAAGTGACATACAGGAACATACAAGGAACATCAGCAACACCAAAGGCAGTGACATTTGATTGCAGCCCCAGTAATCCTTGCAGGGGAATCGAATTACAAGACATAAAACTAACTTACTTGAATACAGCAGCAACATCATCATGTAAGAACATAGGTGGAACCAGCAGTGGAGTGCTTATGCCTGAGAGTTGTATATAA
- the LOC18106748 gene encoding polygalacturonase, translating into MAKFVVSYVVLFLFCTFQQSNAASASYNVIKFGAKPDGKTDSTQPFLKAWSAACGSASPSTINVPKGRYLLKATVFRGPCKNKITVQIDGTLVAPTDYRALGNSGYWILFIKVNRVSVFGGTLDAKGAGFWACRKSGQNCPVGARSITFNWANDILISGLTSINSQSMHLVINSCNNVLVRNVRVIAPDQSPNTDGIHVQTSTGVTITGSTLQTGDDCISIGPSTRNMLMSSIKCGPGHGISIGSLGKDFNEGGVENITLTNSIFSGSDNGVRIKSWARPSNGFVRNVVFQNLIMKNVRNPIIVDQNYCPNNQGCPRQSSGVKISQVTYRNIQGTSASPEAVTFDCSSSNPCRGIKLQDIKLTYMNTAATSSCKNIGGTSSGVLMPESCI; encoded by the exons ATGGCTAAGTTTGTTGTTTCATATGTAGTACTCTTCCTTTTCTGCACTTTTCAGCAATCAAATGCAGCTTCTGCATCCTATAATGTGATCAAGTTTGGTGCAAAACCGGATGGCAAAACTGACTCAACGCAACCCTTTCTTAAGGCATGGTCAGCTGCATGTGGCTCTGCTTCTCCATCCACAATTAATGTGCCTAAAGGAAGGTATTTGCTCAAGGCAACAGTGTTTAGAGGTCCATGCAAGAATAAAATTACGGTTCAGATAGATGGAACCCTTGTAGCTCCTACAGATTATCGTGCTCTAGGCAACTCAGGGTACTGGATTTTGTTCATAAAAGTCAATCGAGTTTCTGTCTTTGGTGGCACCCTTGATGCTAAAGGTGCTGGCTTCTGGGCTTGCCGGAAATCTGGACAGAATTGCCCTGTCGGAGCTAGG TCTATAACATTCAACTGGGCAAATGACATCCTGATTAGCGGCTTGACATCCATCAACAGTCAATCAATGCACCTTGTTATCAACAGTTGCAACAATGTTTTGGTCCGAAATGTAAGGGTAATTGCTCCAGATCAAAGCCCTAACACCGACGGTATTCACGTGCAAACATCGACCGGAGTTACAATAACTGGCAGCACACTTCAGACAGGAGATGACTGCATATCAATCGGTCCAAGCACTAGGAACATGCTCATGAGCAGCATTAAGTGTGGCCCTGGACATGGTATCAG CATTGGAAGTCTAGGCAAGGATTTCAACGAAGGTGGTGTAGAAAACATAACTTTGACAAATTCAATCTTCAGTGGATCAGACAATGGTGTAAGGATAAAATCATGGGCTAGGCCCAGCAATGGATTTGTGAGGAATGTTGTGTTCCAGAACTTGATTATGAAAAATGTTAGGAACCCAATAATCGTTGACCAAAATTATTGCCCAAATAACCAGGGCTGTCCTCGTCAG AGCTCTGGGGTGAAGATTAGTCAAGTGACATACAGGAACATACAAGGAACATCAGCATCACCAGAGGCAGTGACATTTGATTGCAGCTCCAGTAATCCTTGCAGGGGAATCAAATTACAAGACATAAAACTTACTTACATGAACACAGCAGCAACATCATCATGTAAGAACATAGGTGGAACCAGCAGTGGAGTTCTTATGCCTGAGAGTTGTATATAA